In Deinococcus humi, the DNA window CAGCAGGAAGGCGTCCTCCCCGGCCCCGTCGCGCAGGGCTTGCAGGCCCATGCGGTATGCCTGCGCCCGGCCCACCGTCGGGTCGTGCCGCACCCCTGGCAGCGCCGCGCCGTACAGGAAATCCAGCTTCAGATACGGGTAGCCCCAGCTGCGCGCCGTAGCGGCCAGCTCACGCAACCACGCCAGCACCTGCGGGTGTGTGGTGTCCAGCGCGTGGTACGCCCCGCCCCAGTTGTGCCCCACACTGAGCGGCCTGCCGTCCTCGCCGCGCAGCATCCACTCGGGATGATCGGCAAACAGCTGCGAGGTCGGCGAGGCCAGGAAGGGGGCCAGCCACAGTCCCGCCGTGAAGCCCAGTTGGTTCAGCCCTGCCGGGAGATCACGGGCGTGCCCGCCGAAGTGGTCTGAGGCGGTGAACCAGTCGCCCAGATCGCTCTGGAAGCCGTCGTCCAGCTGAAACACGTCGAAGGGGAGGTTGTGCTGCCGGGCCAGCCGGGCATTCTCCAGCATCGCTTCCAGCGTCACGCCCCGGTAATAGCTGTACCAGCTGCACCAGACCCGCTGCGGCGCCGGCGTGCGGGCGTGCATGTTCTGCCCCAGCTCGGCGGCGCGGCGCTCCAGTGTGAGGATCACGTCGTCCGTGTCGTCCCAGGTCAGCTCGACATCCGGTCCCTCTACGGTGGCCGACACATGCACTGCGTCACCTTTGGCCCGCGCCTCCCAGTGGATGAAGCTGCCCGTGGCATCCTTGGCCGCGCCCACCCAGCCGCCGCCGTCAGGACGGACCAGCGCCAGCACGGTATGACTGCGCCACACCCCCGCCTCGCCACTGGGCAGAAAGGCTGGATCGTGGCCCTGTTCATGTCGCCAGGCCATCAGCGGGACGGCCTGGACGTCGGTCAGCGGGCGCAGCTCCGCCTCACTCCACGACTGGTAACCGCTAATCAGCACACGGACGTGGGCAGGAGCTATTGAGAGGTTCCATTCAGGCATTTTGATTCTCCAGCACAACACTGTCCAGCACGGTGAAACTGACCGGGTTCAGCGTGCGTCCGTTCCACTCCACCGCGTCCGGATTCCAGTTCTGCAGCAGCGTTTTTCCGGCGCGTCGGCTGAGCCGCACGCCGTCTGGCAGTGGGACGATGGGCACGCCTGCGTTCGTCAGCACCTCGGCCAGCACAGTGCCGACAAGCTGGGCGCTGTGCGCGCCGATCACGGTGACGTTGTCCTTGCGGATCACCGCGCTCTGGCCGTCCAGCGGGCCGCCGGAGTAGCTGTACAGGGTCTGCGCGTCCTGGGTGCGGTAGCTCTCGGCCCAGCCGTGTGCCTCGAATGTGCCGCCGTCGCCCTCGATCTGCTGAGCAAGGGTGGGGCGCAGCGAATCGTACTGAAGCAGTTTCGCGCCCACCAGGGCCGACAGCGGGCCGAACTGCCCGTCCGCCCAGGTTTCGCCGCCGGGCGTGCGGAAGGCGGTGCGCGGGCCGCAGACCAGTTTCGCCCCGGCTTCCACCGCAGCTGTCCAATGCGCCGACCGCTCCTGCGAGACCAGGGTGATGGCCGGCGCGACGATCACCGCGTAACCGCTCAGGTCGGCGTCGGCGTGAATCACATCCACATCCATGCCCAGCGCCCGCAGCGCCGAATAGTAGGTCAGCGTCTGGGTCCAGTAGCTGAGGCTGGCGCTGTGTTTCTGCTCGTCGTAAAGCCACAGGCTCTCGTAGTCATGAAGCAAGGCGACTCTCGCGGCTACCTCGCCCACCGGAAACTGCGTGGTGTCCAGTTCGGCCACCTCGGCGTAGCCGCGGTCCGTCGTCTCGTCGTGCCGCAGCAGACCGCTGTGCATGACCTCCTGCGCCATTGTGGCGGCCCGCCAGCGAAAGTAGCTGACGACATCCGCGCCGTGTGCCCACGCCTGCGCCGTCCACAGTTGCACCGCCCCCTCGGCAGGCAGCGGGTTGAAGGGCGCCCAGTTGACCTGCCCGCACTGTTGCTCCATTACCCAGGGGCCGTTCGGCGTGCCCTGGCCCTCGCGTCCCAGCGCGTTGTGGCCGCCCAGCACGCCCCGGTACAGGTCATGGTTGAAGGCGATCAGATCCGGCTGTCCCGTCCGCGCAAAGTGGGTCTTCACGTCCTCGCCGCTGCCGGATGGAGCGAAGAATTCCAGCATACCCAGCGGGTAATTGTCCCAGGTCACGAAGTCCAGACCCCGCGCCACGGCGTAGTGGTCAAAGCCCGTCTCGAAGATCATGAAGTTGTGCGTGATGAAGCGCCCCGGCGACAGCTCACGCAGGATCGCCACCTGCTCGGCCTGAAACTCGGCAATCATGTCCGAGGCGAAGCGGTAGAAATCCAGCACATGCGACGGGTTTGGCTCAGTCACTGTCAGATTGGGAGGCTTGATCTGCGCCCAGTCGTTGTATTCCATGCTCCAGAAGACGTTGCCCCAGGCGGTGTTCAGGGCCTCCAGCGTGCCGTATCTGCGCTCCAGCCAGCCTGGAAAGGCGGCGGCACTGGCTCCGCCATAACTGCGGGCCGTGTTGTGGCAGCCGAACTCGTTGTCCGTCTGCCAGCCCGCCACCGCTGGATGGTTGCCGTAGCGTTCGGCCATCGCCCGCGTGATGCGCCGGGAATGCTCGCGGTAGACCGCCGAGGCGAAATCGTACTGCCGCCGTGATCCGAACTCGCGGACGCGACCCTGGGCATCAATCGGTAGAATTTCGGGGTGGGCGCGCACCAGCCACGCCGGCGGTGTGGGCGTCGGCGTGCACAGCACCACGCGCATGCCCGCAGCATGGTAAGCCTCGATAGCCGTGTCCAGCCAGGCCCAGTCGTACTGGCCGGGCAGCGGCTCCATGCGGCTCCAGGCGAATTCGGCGATTCGCACGTAGGTCAGGCCCAGTTCCCTCTGCTGCTGCGCGTAGCGCGCCCAGCGGTCTGGCGGCACATGCTCCGGATAATCGCAGGAACCGAGCAGGAGATGGGGGGCGGGGGTGGCGTCGGATTGGGTCATGGCATGTCCTGGGGAGTGGAAGTCGAAAAGTCTGAAGGATCACGGGGATGACTCAGACAGGCTAAACCGCACGGTATGAATGTGGGTTGTCGTTCTGTTCAGGGAGATCTGGGCTGGCGTTTAGTTTTCCCCTCCAGCCATTGCTCGGGAGGAGGGGAAAGACGCCTGGGCCTTGGCCATCAGTCCTTGACCGCACCGCCCGCAATCCCGGCGACGAAATGCCGTTGCAGCGACAAGAACAGTGCCAGAAAGGGAATGGTGGCAATCGCCGTGCCCACCATGATGCCGCCCCAGGAAACGCGGGTCAGGCCCACCAGGGTGCCCAGCGCCACCGGCATGGTGTAGCTGTCCTTTTGCGTGAGCACGATCAGCGGCCACAGGTAATCGTTCCAGGAGGCCAGGAACAGCAGAATGGCCAGGGCAGCCAGGGCCGGGCGCACGATGGGCAGCGCGATCTGCCAGAAGATGCGGCCCTCGGACGCGCCGTCGATGCGGGCGGCGTTCAGCAGGTCGCTGGGGACGGTCTGGAAAGCCTGACGCATGTAGAAGATGCCGATGGTATTCGCCAGTGTCGGCAGAATGACGGCCCAGTAGGTGTTCGACAGCTTCAGGTCGCGCGCCACCAGAATGAACTGCGGAATGATGGTCACGAAAGCGGGAATGGTCAGCGTCGCCAGGATCAGGCCGAACAGCCAGTTCTTGCCGGGAAAATCAAACTTGGCGAAAGCGTAACCGCCCATACTGGTCAGCAGCATGCTGAAGACGGTGTAGAGCGTCGCGATGGCGGTGCTGTTGAACAGCGTCCGGATGAAGTTGGTATCGGCCTGCAGCCCCCGGAAATTTTCCAGAAAGGCTCCGCCGAACCACAGCGGCGGATTGGGGCTGAAAATGGCGGTTTCCGGGTGGGTACTGAACACGGCCATGATCCATAGTGGCGCCAGAAAGAGGAGCGCCAGCGGCAGCAGGGCCAGGTGCAGCCAGAATGCGCTTGTGCGTCTGCGGGCGACTACGCCCGGTGAGTCGTGGGCAGCCACCTGCGGCCTGGCCGTCATGTTTCCCTCCCGAAGAGTCGAAGCTGGATAATGCTGAACACGGCGGCGATGGCGGCCACCGTGTACGCGATGGCACTGGCGTAACCAAAGTTGAACGAGCGGAACCCCTGCTGGTACAGGTATGTCCCCAGCGTCATGGTGGCGTTGCCAGGACCGCTGTTGGTAATCAGCGCGGGCTCAGTGAACAGTTGCAGCGTGCCGATCACGCTCAGGACCATGCAGAACAGCAGCGTGGGTCTCAGCAGCGGCAGCGTGATCTTCCAGAACTGCTGCGTGGGCGTGGCCCCATCGATGCTGGCGGCTTCATACACGTCCTCGCTGATGCCCTGTAGCCCGGCCAGCAGGATGATGGCGTTGTAGCCCGTCCAGCGCCAGGTCATGGCCAGGATGATCACGGACATGGCCGGGCCAGACTGATTGAGCCAGTCCACGGCGGGCAGGCCAATGCCGGTCAGGGCGCGGTTGACCACGCCGAAATCGGTGTTGAACAGCAGCCGGAACACTGCCGAATACGCCACTGTACCCACCACCAGCGGCGCGAAAAAGGCGAAACGGAACCATCCGGCGGCCCTGAGCAGTTTGCTGTTCAGGGCCACGGCCAGGACGGTGGCCAGCGACAGCATGAGCGGCACCTGAATCACCAGAATCACCAGGGTATTTCGCAGGGCGGTGCGAAAGAACTCGTCCTGGGTCAGTCGGGACCAGTTGGATAGGGCGTAGGGCGCGTCTGCCCCAAGACGCGAATCCTTGAAGCTCATCAGAAATGAGCTGACGATCGGCCAGGCCCAGAAGGTCAGGAAGATCAGCAGGTACGGCAGGATAAACAGGTACGGCGCTTTGGGGGTGCGCGCCCAGCGCCCGGTGCGCGCGCGCCGGGGGGCAGGGGAGAGCGGCTGTGAAGTGGTCATGACTACCTCGGCAGAACACGGAGGAGGAGCGAAGGAGGCGAGAGCGGTAAAAACAGCGCTGAGCGAGGGAAGCGGGCGTCCGTGTGGTCGCCATTCCCTCGCCCATTGCCATCACACCGCGCTCAGGCCCGGCCCGCTATCCGGACTCCACAGCAGAAGACGGGAGTGCCAGGCGCTGGCCGCTGTCCTGACGGCCTTACTTGGCGACAGGCAGGCCCGTGGCGCTGCTGATCTTCTTGGCGGCGTCGTCCAGGGCTTCCTTGGCGGTCTTGTAGCGGCCCTTGATGTAGTCGGCCTGCACCACGATCATGACCTGACGGGCGTCCTGGAAGTACTGGGTGCCGCGCGCCTGGGGCACGTCACCCAGGGTTCCGAGGATGGTCTGCCACACGGCCTGGTTGCCCCAGTACGGCTGTGCGGTCTTCACGTAGGGGTCCTTGGTGGCACTGAGCAGGCTGGGCACCAGGCCCTGAGACTTGAGCATGGTGACCTGACCGCCAGCGGTGGCCAGAGCGTTTTCGATGAAGGCGTAGGCTGCCGCCTGGTTCTTGCTGGAGCTGGGAATCGCCAGAGCGCTGCCGCCCAGGTTGCTGGCGCGCACGCCCCCGGCCTTGGAGGCGGGCATCAGGTACACGCCCCACTTGCCCTTCTGATCCGGGGCGTTGGTGCGGATGGTGCCCTCATACCACGCGCCGAACATGGCGCTGGCGGTCTTGCCTGCCTTGACGTTGGTGATCTGGCCGCCCCAGTCGCCGGTGGTGACGACCTGCGCGTCGTACAGCTTCTTGATGGTGTTCAGGGCCGTCACGCATCCCGGCTGATTGATCGTGACCGCCTTGGCGGCGTTGTCGAAGTAAAAGCAGCCGTTCTGGTTGGCGAGCATGCGGAACCATTCGTCATCCTGGCCGTTGGCGACGGTCGCCATCTTCACATTGTTGTTGAATTTGGCATTGACCTTCTTGCCCGCCGCGATAAAGTCGTCCCAGGTCTTGATGTTGGCCGGGTTGACGCCCGCCTGCTGATACAGGTCGCGGCGGTAGAACATCACCACGGGGCCGGAATCCCAGGGCATGGCGAAGCGTTTGTTGCCCGCCGTCAGCTCGGTCCACTTGAAGGCTGGGAAGTTCTTAACCAGCTTGTCCGCGCCCTTGGTGTTCAGGTCCACGAAGCAGTTGGGGAAGCGTGACCAGAACACCTCGGCCTCGTTGTTCTCGATGGAATAGACGTCGGGCATGTCCTGGCCCCCGGCGGCGCATCCGGCCAGTCCCCGGTCGTACACGTTCTGGTTGCCCAGGTCCTCAACCTTGACTGTCACGTTGGGGTACTTCTTGTTGAAGCTGGGAATGGTGCTTTCCAGCGCCTTGGCGGCGGCATCCCAGGACCAGACGGTGATGGTGCCGGACAGGTCCTGAGCGGCGGCGGAACCGGCGAGCAGCAGGGCGGACAGGGACAGCATAACTTTCTTCATGGGAACCTCCGAGATGGGTTGGGTGTTGAGGAGAATGGGGCGCGCAGTTTAAACCAGTTGAAGATCGGGAATGCAATTCAGGAGATCGGTGGGGGGTTCGCCGCTGTGTCTGTCGGTAATCAGGGTGTGAACGGCAGCCACCGACGCCACCTGCGCCTGACTGACCTGCCCGAGCTTGCTGTGATCGGCCACCACCACGATTTCACGGGCCTGATGCACCATGATGCGTTTGATCTCCGCTTCCTCGTGGTTGGCGTTGGTCACGCCCGCCTGGGCACTCACACCGTTGCAGCCCAGAAACAGCCGATCCGCATGAATGCGTCCCAGCACTTCCAGGGCGTAGGGGCTGACCAGCGAGTGCTGTAGCGGACGCAGCATGCCGCCGGTGACGATCACGCGCACGTTCGGCAGTCGTTCCAGTTCCAGGGCAATGTTCAGGCCGTTGGTAATGATGGTCACGCCACGCAACGTGGGCGGCAGCGCGCGGGCCACCTCGGTGGTGGTGCTGCCCACGTCCAGGAACACGGTCTCGCCGTCCTGAACGAGCGCTGCCGCCGCCCGCCCGATGCGCCGCTTGGCCGCTGAGTGCTTGCGGCTGGTTTCCTCGAGCGGGAATTCGCGCTGGATATCCAGCGGCAGCCGCGCTCCGCCGCGGGTCCGGCGCAACTGGCCAGACGTCGCCAGCGCTTTCAGGTCACTGCGAACAGTGACTTCCGAAACCCCCAGAAGTTTTGAAAGCTCGGATGCGGAAACTTCCCCATTTTGCTGTGCAAGAGAGAGAATCTCGCTTCTGCGGGCCTGAATCATGTTCACCCCCTCGTTTGTGCGATTTTCGTTGCTTTCGGAGTTTATGTTGGAACTGCTTCCGCGTCAAGAGTCGCTTCCCTGCCATGAAAGAGCAGCCCACAGCCCATCACGATCAGGCTGCCCGTCCGCACGAAATACGCCGAGCGGACCAAGCCTCCCCGCACTTCTCAGCGCCATCACTCGTATGCTGGGGAGCGTGAAGCTCGCTCCCTACATTGACCACACCCTGCTGAAGGCCACCGCAACACCCGCCGATATTTCCAGACTGTGTCAGGAGGCCCGCGACAACGCCTTTTACGCCGTGTGCGTCAATCCCGTGTACGTGGCGCAGGCTCGCGCCGAGCTGGACGGCAGTGGGGTCAAGGTCGCCACCGTCTGCGGCTTTCCGCTGGGGGCAGTGACCAGCGGCCAGAAGGCTGTGGAGGCCCGCCTGAGTGTGGAGGAGGGAGCGGACGAGGTGGACATGGTCATCCACATCGGCGCGGTCTTAGCTGAGGACTGGGACAGCGTGCAGGCCGACGTGCGCGCGGTGCGGCAGGCCATTCCCGAACATGTTCTGAAGGTGATCATCGAAACGTGCTACCTGGACGATGAGCAGAAGCGCGGCGCGACGGAAGCGGCGGTCGCGGGCGGCGCAGACTTCGTGAAGACCAGTACCGGCTTCGGCACCGGGGGCGCAACGCTCGATGATGTCCGGCTGATGCGCGAGGTCATTGCGGGCCGCGCGAAAATCAAGGCGGCGGGCGGCGTCCGCAGCGCGGCGGATGCCCGCGCCATGATCGAGGCCGGGGCGGACCGCCTGGGCACGTCCGGCGGTGTGGCCCTGGTTGCTGAAGATGGGATGGCTGGCGAGCAGAGCGGCGAGGGGTATTGATGGCGGCTCAATCCCAGATTCCTGAAGTCGTCCTCGCCTCCGGCAGCCCCCGGAGGCGCGAACTGCTGACTCTGCTGGGCGTGACCTTCCGCGTGCAGGTCAGCGGCGAGGACGAGGACAGCGCCGAGACCGATCCGCACGCGCTGGCCGCCGAACTGGCGGCTCTTAAGGGCCGCAGCGTGGCCGCCCTGAATCCGGACGCGCTGGTCATTGCCGCCGACACGGTGGTGGCCGTGGACGGCACGCTGCTGGCCAAGCCTGCCAACGCCGCCGAGAACGCCGATTTTCTGCGCCAGCTCTCGGGCCGCTCGCATGGGGTGTTCACGGGCGTTTCGGTGTTTGTGGGCGGCCACGAGCGCACCGAGGTCGCCCGCACCGATGTGACCTTCCGCGCCCTGTCTGAAGCCGAGATTGACTACTACGCACAGTCCGGCGAGGGGCTGGACAAGGCAGGCGGTTACGGCGTGCAGGGGCTGGGTCAGGCGCTGGTGTCCCGCATCGACGGCGAGTTCTCCAACGTGGTGGGCTTTCCGCTGTCGCTGGTGATTGAGCTGCTGCGTGAACACGGCGTTCCAATCTGGGGTGCGCCCCAGTCCACAAGGAGCAGTCCGGAGGCGGCTCCGGCGTGACGGGGGGGCGGCAGCTGGGTCTGGTTTTCGTAGGGTTGCTGCTGATCAGCATGGTGCTGACGCGCTTTCAGGTGGTGCCGCCCACCGCGCTGCGCTCGTTCACCGCGCCGGTCTCGCAGGTGGGCGTGGTGGTGGCCGATAACCTGCGCCGCGCCGTGACGAGCGTGACCCAGCAGCGGGACCTGCGGGCCGAGGTCAGCAGATTGCAGGTGGAAAACGATGTGTTACGTCAGCGGAACGAGTTGCTAACCCGCGAGGCCAGTCGCTTAAAACAGCTGGAGATCATCACCCGCACGCAGGCCCCCAACGCGGTGGGGATCGCGCAGGTCATTGCCGTCGATCCCAGCCCGCTGCTGTCGCGCCTGACCCTCAACAGGGGCACGCGCGACGGTGTGCGCGTTCGCATGCCAGTCACGGTGCCCGGCGGGCTGGTAGGACAGGTCACGGGTGTCAGCGCGTCCAGGGCGACAGTGGTCTCCCTGGTGGACCCCGAAAGCACCGTGGGGGTCACCCTGCAGGGCGGCGGCGGTGGACGCGGCCTGGCCCACGGCGTCCCGCCAGATCGCCTGCGCGCCGAGTTCTCGCGCAGTGTGCCAATCAAGGCGGGAGACACTCTGGTGACCTCGAGCCTGGGCGGGGTCTACCCGGTGG includes these proteins:
- a CDS encoding glycoside hydrolase family 36 protein, encoding MPEWNLSIAPAHVRVLISGYQSWSEAELRPLTDVQAVPLMAWRHEQGHDPAFLPSGEAGVWRSHTVLALVRPDGGGWVGAAKDATGSFIHWEARAKGDAVHVSATVEGPDVELTWDDTDDVILTLERRAAELGQNMHARTPAPQRVWCSWYSYYRGVTLEAMLENARLARQHNLPFDVFQLDDGFQSDLGDWFTASDHFGGHARDLPAGLNQLGFTAGLWLAPFLASPTSQLFADHPEWMLRGEDGRPLSVGHNWGGAYHALDTTHPQVLAWLRELAATARSWGYPYLKLDFLYGAALPGVRHDPTVGRAQAYRMGLQALRDGAGEDAFLLGCGAPLAASVGLVDAMRTGPDVAPLWDEDSRRVWLGDATGPSARNALHTALSRWYQHAWYQPDPDVAICRRELSLLTATERHTIAAMLDVVGGLRASSDPIAMLDADGLALLRRCLEISGPDRPTTLTESLGGAVTRFSRATFNLTDSRVGDLPAHGAQWPL
- a CDS encoding beta-galactosidase, with amino-acid sequence MTQSDATPAPHLLLGSCDYPEHVPPDRWARYAQQQRELGLTYVRIAEFAWSRMEPLPGQYDWAWLDTAIEAYHAAGMRVVLCTPTPTPPAWLVRAHPEILPIDAQGRVREFGSRRQYDFASAVYREHSRRITRAMAERYGNHPAVAGWQTDNEFGCHNTARSYGGASAAAFPGWLERRYGTLEALNTAWGNVFWSMEYNDWAQIKPPNLTVTEPNPSHVLDFYRFASDMIAEFQAEQVAILRELSPGRFITHNFMIFETGFDHYAVARGLDFVTWDNYPLGMLEFFAPSGSGEDVKTHFARTGQPDLIAFNHDLYRGVLGGHNALGREGQGTPNGPWVMEQQCGQVNWAPFNPLPAEGAVQLWTAQAWAHGADVVSYFRWRAATMAQEVMHSGLLRHDETTDRGYAEVAELDTTQFPVGEVAARVALLHDYESLWLYDEQKHSASLSYWTQTLTYYSALRALGMDVDVIHADADLSGYAVIVAPAITLVSQERSAHWTAAVEAGAKLVCGPRTAFRTPGGETWADGQFGPLSALVGAKLLQYDSLRPTLAQQIEGDGGTFEAHGWAESYRTQDAQTLYSYSGGPLDGQSAVIRKDNVTVIGAHSAQLVGTVLAEVLTNAGVPIVPLPDGVRLSRRAGKTLLQNWNPDAVEWNGRTLNPVSFTVLDSVVLENQNA
- a CDS encoding carbohydrate ABC transporter permease yields the protein MTARPQVAAHDSPGVVARRRTSAFWLHLALLPLALLFLAPLWIMAVFSTHPETAIFSPNPPLWFGGAFLENFRGLQADTNFIRTLFNSTAIATLYTVFSMLLTSMGGYAFAKFDFPGKNWLFGLILATLTIPAFVTIIPQFILVARDLKLSNTYWAVILPTLANTIGIFYMRQAFQTVPSDLLNAARIDGASEGRIFWQIALPIVRPALAALAILLFLASWNDYLWPLIVLTQKDSYTMPVALGTLVGLTRVSWGGIMVGTAIATIPFLALFLSLQRHFVAGIAGGAVKD
- a CDS encoding carbohydrate ABC transporter permease encodes the protein MTTSQPLSPAPRRARTGRWARTPKAPYLFILPYLLIFLTFWAWPIVSSFLMSFKDSRLGADAPYALSNWSRLTQDEFFRTALRNTLVILVIQVPLMLSLATVLAVALNSKLLRAAGWFRFAFFAPLVVGTVAYSAVFRLLFNTDFGVVNRALTGIGLPAVDWLNQSGPAMSVIILAMTWRWTGYNAIILLAGLQGISEDVYEAASIDGATPTQQFWKITLPLLRPTLLFCMVLSVIGTLQLFTEPALITNSGPGNATMTLGTYLYQQGFRSFNFGYASAIAYTVAAIAAVFSIIQLRLFGRET
- a CDS encoding ABC transporter substrate-binding protein → MKKVMLSLSALLLAGSAAAQDLSGTITVWSWDAAAKALESTIPSFNKKYPNVTVKVEDLGNQNVYDRGLAGCAAGGQDMPDVYSIENNEAEVFWSRFPNCFVDLNTKGADKLVKNFPAFKWTELTAGNKRFAMPWDSGPVVMFYRRDLYQQAGVNPANIKTWDDFIAAGKKVNAKFNNNVKMATVANGQDDEWFRMLANQNGCFYFDNAAKAVTINQPGCVTALNTIKKLYDAQVVTTGDWGGQITNVKAGKTASAMFGAWYEGTIRTNAPDQKGKWGVYLMPASKAGGVRASNLGGSALAIPSSSKNQAAAYAFIENALATAGGQVTMLKSQGLVPSLLSATKDPYVKTAQPYWGNQAVWQTILGTLGDVPQARGTQYFQDARQVMIVVQADYIKGRYKTAKEALDDAAKKISSATGLPVAK
- a CDS encoding DeoR/GlpR family DNA-binding transcription regulator, translated to MIQARRSEILSLAQQNGEVSASELSKLLGVSEVTVRSDLKALATSGQLRRTRGGARLPLDIQREFPLEETSRKHSAAKRRIGRAAAALVQDGETVFLDVGSTTTEVARALPPTLRGVTIITNGLNIALELERLPNVRVIVTGGMLRPLQHSLVSPYALEVLGRIHADRLFLGCNGVSAQAGVTNANHEEAEIKRIMVHQAREIVVVADHSKLGQVSQAQVASVAAVHTLITDRHSGEPPTDLLNCIPDLQLV
- the deoC gene encoding deoxyribose-phosphate aldolase: MKLAPYIDHTLLKATATPADISRLCQEARDNAFYAVCVNPVYVAQARAELDGSGVKVATVCGFPLGAVTSGQKAVEARLSVEEGADEVDMVIHIGAVLAEDWDSVQADVRAVRQAIPEHVLKVIIETCYLDDEQKRGATEAAVAGGADFVKTSTGFGTGGATLDDVRLMREVIAGRAKIKAAGGVRSAADARAMIEAGADRLGTSGGVALVAEDGMAGEQSGEGY
- a CDS encoding Maf family nucleotide pyrophosphatase — translated: MAAQSQIPEVVLASGSPRRRELLTLLGVTFRVQVSGEDEDSAETDPHALAAELAALKGRSVAALNPDALVIAADTVVAVDGTLLAKPANAAENADFLRQLSGRSHGVFTGVSVFVGGHERTEVARTDVTFRALSEAEIDYYAQSGEGLDKAGGYGVQGLGQALVSRIDGEFSNVVGFPLSLVIELLREHGVPIWGAPQSTRSSPEAAPA
- the mreC gene encoding rod shape-determining protein MreC; its protein translation is MTGGRQLGLVFVGLLLISMVLTRFQVVPPTALRSFTAPVSQVGVVVADNLRRAVTSVTQQRDLRAEVSRLQVENDVLRQRNELLTREASRLKQLEIITRTQAPNAVGIAQVIAVDPSPLLSRLTLNRGTRDGVRVRMPVTVPGGLVGQVTGVSASRATVVSLVDPESTVGVTLQGGGGGRGLAHGVPPDRLRAEFSRSVPIKAGDTLVTSSLGGVYPVGVRVGTVEQVLPLGPNDVNRSVIVRPAVDLGVVEDVTILEGL